From Halobacillus sp. Marseille-Q1614, the proteins below share one genomic window:
- the coaE gene encoding dephospho-CoA kinase (Dephospho-CoA kinase (CoaE) performs the final step in coenzyme A biosynthesis.) codes for MGIVIGLTGSIATGKSTVSQMFKHFEIPVVDADIISREVVNPGEPAYKEIVEQFSEEILNEDGAINRKELGKVIFRDKEKRNILNRIVHPQVRKEMKRQRDGYLARGDKAVVLDIPLLFESKLTDYVDRTLVVYVDSETQLKRLMARDESKEAEAMERIRSQIPASKKAEWADAVIDNSGTREQSFEQLKAILTNWGVIEEDDKA; via the coding sequence TTGGGTATTGTAATTGGTTTAACAGGCAGCATTGCTACAGGAAAAAGCACGGTCTCTCAAATGTTTAAACATTTTGAGATTCCTGTAGTAGATGCTGATATTATTTCCAGAGAAGTGGTTAATCCTGGGGAACCGGCATATAAAGAAATTGTAGAGCAATTTAGTGAAGAGATCTTAAATGAAGACGGGGCCATTAACCGAAAAGAGCTCGGCAAGGTCATTTTTAGAGATAAAGAGAAGAGAAATATACTTAATCGCATCGTTCATCCCCAAGTAAGAAAAGAAATGAAAAGACAGCGTGACGGTTATTTAGCCAGAGGAGACAAAGCGGTCGTTCTGGATATCCCTTTATTATTTGAGAGCAAGCTCACAGACTATGTGGATCGCACTCTTGTTGTATATGTGGATTCAGAGACACAGCTGAAGCGTCTGATGGCGAGGGACGAGTCTAAAGAAGCGGAAGCGATGGAGCGGATTCGCTCCCAAATTCCAGCTTCTAAAAAAGCCGAATGGGCAGACGCAGTCATTGATAATTCCGGCACTCGTGAGCAAAGTTTCGAACAGTTAAAGGCTATACTTACCAATTGGGGAGTCATTGAAGAAGATGATAAAGCGTAG
- the pnpS gene encoding two-component system histidine kinase PnpS: protein MRSNTRPLLTYTVLVIIVMISLGILLAQLTRSYFITIFEERISVESEYFVNYVKGYLEDEDISTDTLHRFSDQLNTSILYVTADEELVLDTVSANKEITSEDKSVILASINNTDEEQKGRLLEDVFYYTTSLTVDNTAGTLVLISPVTSLSTITKNIWLIIGLTLLLGLTAIFFIGFNIFSKYVRPIRSAADVANELAKGNYKARTYEGQFGEAGQLSQSINILARNLQQMTSSKGMQENQLEAVINNMGSGLVLIDEKGYILLVNRAFLKNFGGEKKSYVGYLYHDAIPYTAIHETVQNVYMFEETVRENFLLPIHIDHKHLEVTGAPIFSEKNAWKGVVLVFHDITDMKKLEQMRKDFVANVSHELKTPITSIRGFSETLLDGAMKDEAMLERFLQIILKESGRLQSLIQDLLELSKVEREDFHLTLEQIKFHKFLLDLVPLIEQQADKKKINIRTEIDGEAIVEGDSSRLKQVFINLLSNAVNYTGEGGEVKLAFEEHEDEVFVRVTDNGVGIPEEEISRIFERFYRVDKARSRNSGGTGLGLAIVKHIVEAHHGTVQVESKIDQGTTFTVILPKEFTNN from the coding sequence ATGAGGTCCAATACGCGTCCTTTACTTACTTATACGGTTCTCGTCATCATTGTGATGATCAGCTTAGGCATACTGTTAGCACAGCTGACACGAAGCTATTTCATTACAATATTTGAAGAGAGAATCTCCGTAGAAAGTGAGTATTTTGTTAACTATGTAAAAGGATACCTTGAGGATGAAGACATATCGACGGATACTCTTCATCGGTTTAGTGATCAATTAAATACGAGTATTCTTTATGTTACCGCAGATGAAGAACTGGTTCTTGATACAGTAAGCGCAAATAAGGAAATAACTAGCGAGGATAAGTCGGTTATATTAGCTTCAATCAATAATACAGACGAGGAGCAAAAGGGACGTCTGCTTGAAGACGTGTTTTACTATACCACTTCCCTGACAGTGGATAATACAGCGGGGACACTTGTTTTGATATCTCCTGTTACTTCTTTATCAACAATTACTAAAAACATCTGGCTGATTATTGGGCTGACACTGCTTCTAGGACTAACCGCTATTTTCTTTATCGGTTTTAATATTTTTTCGAAATACGTGCGGCCGATTCGCTCAGCTGCTGATGTGGCGAATGAATTAGCGAAGGGGAATTATAAAGCAAGAACCTACGAAGGGCAGTTCGGTGAGGCAGGACAGCTCAGCCAGTCAATCAATATTCTGGCGAGAAATTTACAGCAGATGACGAGTTCAAAGGGCATGCAGGAAAACCAATTAGAGGCAGTCATTAACAATATGGGCAGCGGTCTCGTCCTCATAGATGAAAAAGGTTATATCCTGTTGGTAAACCGTGCATTTTTGAAGAATTTCGGCGGTGAAAAGAAGAGCTATGTAGGATATTTATATCATGACGCAATTCCCTACACAGCAATTCATGAAACCGTACAAAATGTATATATGTTTGAAGAAACGGTCAGGGAAAACTTTCTTCTGCCGATTCATATTGACCATAAGCATCTGGAAGTTACAGGAGCTCCTATCTTCAGCGAAAAGAATGCATGGAAGGGAGTCGTCCTCGTTTTCCATGATATTACTGATATGAAAAAGCTTGAGCAGATGCGCAAGGATTTTGTGGCAAATGTTTCCCATGAATTAAAGACCCCCATTACTTCGATTCGTGGCTTTTCGGAAACCCTGCTTGACGGGGCAATGAAAGATGAAGCCATGCTTGAGAGATTTCTGCAGATTATTTTAAAAGAAAGCGGCCGGCTTCAGTCGCTTATTCAAGATCTGCTAGAACTTTCCAAAGTAGAAAGGGAAGACTTTCATTTAACACTGGAACAAATTAAATTCCATAAGTTTCTGCTCGACCTCGTTCCCTTAATTGAACAGCAGGCAGACAAAAAAAAGATCAATATACGGACGGAGATCGATGGAGAAGCGATTGTAGAAGGAGATTCGAGCCGCTTAAAGCAGGTATTTATTAACCTTCTCTCAAATGCTGTCAATTACACAGGAGAAGGCGGCGAGGTGAAATTAGCATTTGAAGAACATGAAGATGAAGTTTTTGTCCGGGTGACAGATAATGGTGTAGGGATACCCGAAGAGGAAATCTCGCGTATCTTTGAACGTTTTTATCGCGTGGATAAAGCGAGAAGCCGTAATTCAGGCGGAACCGGACTTGGGCTTGCGATTGTGAAGCACATTGTAGAAGCTCACCATGGAACGGTTCAGGTAGAAAGTAAAATCGATCAAGGAACAACCTTCACCGTCATTCTTCCTAAGGAATTTACAAATAATTAA
- the mutM gene encoding DNA-formamidopyrimidine glycosylase, with amino-acid sequence MPELPEVETVRKTLKNLILKKEIQDVSIFWGNIIKKPQDPEIFKSWLKGQTMQEIKRQGKFLVFEMDDISMVSHLRMEGKFGVYESAVPRPKHTHVIFHFTDGTELRYNDVRKFGTMHLFPKGEESKEKPLNQLGPDPFAPAFTIDYFYEKLKKTSRNIKAVLLDQSVVAGLGNIYVDEALYRARVHPERISKELTFEEARRVRDASIETIVEAVEQGGTTIRSYLNGQGEMGMFQQKLNVYGKEDTECPGCGTVIIKLRVSGRGTHICPECQC; translated from the coding sequence ATGCCGGAACTGCCTGAAGTAGAAACAGTTCGGAAGACGTTAAAAAACTTAATATTGAAAAAAGAAATTCAAGATGTTTCAATTTTTTGGGGGAATATTATAAAAAAACCGCAAGATCCGGAAATATTTAAATCGTGGCTCAAGGGTCAGACGATGCAGGAAATTAAACGTCAGGGGAAGTTTCTGGTTTTTGAGATGGATGACATTTCCATGGTGTCTCACTTGCGAATGGAAGGCAAATTTGGTGTGTATGAATCAGCTGTTCCACGCCCGAAGCATACCCATGTCATATTCCATTTCACCGATGGCACAGAGCTCCGTTACAATGATGTTCGTAAATTTGGAACGATGCACTTGTTTCCTAAAGGGGAAGAAAGTAAAGAAAAGCCTTTAAATCAGCTGGGACCAGATCCTTTTGCTCCTGCTTTTACGATTGATTACTTTTATGAAAAGCTTAAAAAGACAAGCAGAAACATTAAAGCCGTATTATTAGACCAGTCGGTAGTAGCAGGCCTTGGAAATATTTATGTGGATGAGGCCCTATATCGTGCGCGGGTGCATCCTGAGCGGATATCAAAAGAACTCACCTTCGAGGAAGCACGGCGTGTCAGAGATGCCAGCATCGAAACGATCGTTGAAGCTGTTGAGCAGGGAGGCACAACGATACGGTCCTATTTAAACGGACAGGGTGAAATGGGAATGTTTCAGCAGAAGCTCAATGTTTATGGAAAAGAAGATACTGAATGTCCCGGCTGCGGCACGGTGATTATTAAGCTGCGAGTCAGCGGCCGGGGCACCCATATTTGTCCTGAGTGCCAGTGCTGA
- a CDS encoding manganese efflux pump yields the protein MGTAVFLFLFVIAVSMDSFGIGCIIGMKGIQLSNRAILGIACLSGLFFLGSAMAGFLLLPYVDADLFEWLGALAFIVLGAFFLINNLRQNEEEDVTSVWKQPVHVLQAPESADIDRSGGIKGKEVFLLGIALSLDTIGAGISGVFIGIPPFTAAALIFVLTSAMLYGGLKCGARLSHKLEYLSSLPGILLILIGLIKIV from the coding sequence GTGGGGACTGCTGTTTTTCTTTTTTTATTTGTAATTGCTGTCAGTATGGATAGCTTTGGCATCGGCTGTATCATTGGGATGAAAGGTATTCAGTTATCGAATAGAGCCATTCTTGGAATTGCGTGTTTGTCGGGGTTGTTCTTTTTAGGGTCGGCAATGGCTGGTTTTTTATTGCTTCCATACGTCGATGCTGATTTGTTTGAGTGGCTGGGTGCGCTTGCTTTTATAGTGCTCGGGGCTTTCTTTCTAATCAATAATCTTCGTCAAAATGAAGAAGAAGACGTCACCTCAGTGTGGAAGCAGCCGGTTCATGTTCTGCAGGCTCCAGAATCCGCAGACATCGACCGCTCAGGGGGCATTAAAGGGAAAGAGGTCTTTTTGCTTGGGATCGCTTTATCGCTTGATACTATTGGCGCCGGGATAAGCGGTGTGTTTATTGGCATTCCGCCTTTTACTGCAGCCGCTTTGATTTTTGTGCTGACAAGTGCCATGCTTTACGGCGGCCTTAAGTGCGGAGCGAGGCTGAGTCATAAACTTGAGTACCTGTCCTCACTTCCGGGAATATTACTCATTTTAATCGGCCTAATAAAAATAGTGTAA
- a CDS encoding glyceraldehyde-3-phosphate dehydrogenase, translating into MEKTRVAINGLGRIGRMVFRKAVLDESIELVAVNASYPPETMAHMLKYDSVHGRFEGEIEPIKNGLLINKKTVQLCSTRNPLELPWDELNVDIVIEATGKFRTQEEAALHIQAGAKKVIITAPGKSVDSTIVMGVNEDVYNPEEHNVISNASCTTNCLAPVVKVLEDEFGIENGLMTTVHAFTNDQKNLDNPHKDLRRARGCTQSIIPTSTGAAKALGEVIPSLKGKLNGMALRVPTPNVSLVDLVVDLKEDVTEEKVNQAFKRVSQGEMKGFLEFSDEPLVSIDYTTSPASAIVDGLSTQVMGDRKVKVLAWYDNEWGYSCRVVDLAKHVGKFLKQEKPAKVS; encoded by the coding sequence ATGGAGAAAACAAGAGTGGCTATAAATGGTCTGGGGAGAATTGGGAGAATGGTCTTCAGGAAGGCGGTTCTCGATGAGTCAATCGAGCTTGTAGCGGTCAATGCAAGTTATCCTCCTGAAACGATGGCACATATGCTCAAATATGACAGTGTGCACGGCCGATTTGAAGGTGAAATTGAACCTATTAAAAATGGGTTATTAATTAATAAAAAAACAGTTCAGCTTTGTTCTACAAGAAATCCCTTAGAGCTGCCATGGGATGAATTAAATGTTGATATTGTTATTGAAGCAACAGGTAAATTCAGAACCCAGGAAGAAGCAGCTCTTCATATTCAGGCTGGTGCTAAAAAGGTCATCATTACAGCTCCAGGTAAATCAGTGGATTCAACTATTGTAATGGGAGTTAATGAAGATGTTTATAACCCGGAAGAACATAATGTAATCTCGAATGCTTCCTGTACGACAAACTGTTTAGCACCAGTGGTCAAAGTACTGGAAGACGAGTTTGGAATTGAAAACGGGCTTATGACAACAGTTCATGCTTTTACAAATGATCAGAAAAACTTAGATAATCCACATAAGGACTTAAGACGTGCCCGCGGCTGCACTCAGTCGATCATTCCTACGTCAACAGGAGCTGCCAAAGCCCTCGGTGAGGTTATTCCTTCCTTGAAGGGAAAACTCAATGGGATGGCGCTCCGAGTGCCTACCCCGAATGTTTCGCTTGTTGATTTAGTGGTTGACTTAAAAGAAGATGTCACGGAAGAAAAAGTAAACCAGGCCTTTAAGCGAGTCAGCCAGGGTGAAATGAAAGGGTTCCTAGAGTTTAGCGATGAGCCGCTTGTCTCTATTGATTACACGACATCTCCGGCTTCTGCAATTGTCGACGGATTATCTACACAGGTTATGGGTGACAGAAAAGTGAAAGTGCTGGCCTGGTACGATAATGAATGGGGTTACTCCTGCAGAGTCGTAGACTTGGCGAAACATGTCGGCAAGTTCCTGAAACAAGAAAAACCAGCAAAAGTTTCTTAA
- the speD gene encoding adenosylmethionine decarboxylase, protein MDTMGRHVIAELWDCNEDKLNDMSYIEQVFVDAALKAGAEVREVAFHKFAPHGVSGVVIISESHLTIHSFPEHGYASIDVYTCGDRIDPNVAAQFIVDSLEAGRNETVEVPRGMGPVEVQQSRAL, encoded by the coding sequence ATGGATACAATGGGAAGACATGTAATAGCTGAATTATGGGATTGTAATGAAGATAAATTAAACGATATGAGTTATATCGAGCAGGTATTTGTGGATGCTGCTCTTAAAGCAGGTGCTGAAGTACGTGAAGTAGCTTTTCACAAATTTGCTCCTCATGGAGTCAGCGGAGTAGTAATCATTTCTGAATCTCATTTAACGATTCACAGTTTTCCAGAGCATGGATATGCAAGTATTGATGTGTATACGTGCGGCGACCGGATTGATCCAAATGTAGCGGCACAGTTTATTGTTGATTCTCTTGAAGCAGGAAGAAATGAAACGGTTGAAGTTCCAAGAGGAATGGGACCGGTAGAAGTCCAACAGTCACGCGCTTTATAA
- the polA gene encoding DNA polymerase I — translation MAEKVVLIDGNSIAYRAFFALPLLNNDKGVYTNAVYGFTTMLLKILEEDKPDHLLVAFDAGKTTFRHKTYTEYKGGRQKTPPELSEQFPVLKELLDAFGIPYYQLEQYEADDIIGTLATQADGQKYDVKVISGDKDLLQLVTERTKVTLTKKGITNVDTYDPAFLEEKIGIRPDQVIDFKALMGDSSDNIPGVPGVGEKTAVKLLKQFDKLENLYENLDEVSGKKLKEKLETNKDEAFMSKQLVTIEREAPIEVALSDIAYKGYESHKVTSVFRELGFQSLISRVSDQDEEPKETSDQEWEPVDVKVIKDIEDDMITGKEALVVEMLQENYHHSPIAGISIVNKDNSYFISIEDAKKSKGFCDWAEDDSKEKWVFDAKRTHVALRHHGISLQGVTFDLLLASYLINPSENNHDIPAIAHRMNERAVKYDEEVYGKGAKMKLPDDDSILQEHTVRKSEVLYRLKENMEEQLEANEQMELFKELEMPLALILGEMEYCGVKVDVERLKEMKDDLQQRLDQVKSEIYELAGEEFNLNSPKQLGPILFEKLGLPVIKKTKTGYSTSADVLEQLEDQHEVVAKILLYRQLGKLQSTYIEGLLKVVDEKSNKIHTRFNQALTQTGRLSSIEPNLQNIPIRLEEGRKIRQAFVPSKEGWVIFASDYSQIELRVLAHIAQDEKLIEAFREGRDIHTQTASEVFDVPHDKVTSNMRRQAKAVNFGIVYGISDYGLSQSLGITRKEAKLFIDKYLDSYPGVKEYMDESIQNAKRLGYVSTFMNRRRYLPDITSRNFNKRSFAERTAMNTPIQGSAADIIKKAMIDLDERLKKENLQAHMLLQVHDELILEAPESEVEQLAKVVADVMEHTIELDVPLEVDHSYGPTWYDAK, via the coding sequence ATGGCAGAAAAAGTAGTATTAATCGATGGAAACAGCATTGCTTACCGGGCCTTTTTCGCATTGCCTTTACTAAACAATGATAAAGGTGTATACACAAACGCTGTGTACGGTTTTACCACAATGCTTTTAAAAATTTTAGAAGAGGATAAGCCTGATCATCTGCTCGTTGCCTTTGATGCGGGTAAAACAACCTTCAGGCATAAGACATACACAGAATATAAAGGTGGACGTCAGAAAACTCCGCCGGAATTATCAGAACAGTTCCCTGTTTTAAAAGAACTGCTTGATGCTTTTGGCATTCCTTATTATCAGCTGGAACAGTATGAAGCAGATGATATTATCGGAACGTTAGCCACTCAGGCTGATGGCCAAAAGTATGATGTCAAGGTGATTTCAGGCGATAAAGACCTGCTTCAGCTTGTCACTGAGCGGACCAAGGTGACACTAACGAAAAAAGGGATTACGAATGTGGATACGTATGACCCCGCCTTTTTAGAAGAGAAAATCGGCATTCGCCCGGATCAAGTTATAGACTTTAAAGCACTGATGGGAGACAGCTCGGATAATATCCCCGGCGTTCCGGGTGTAGGTGAAAAAACGGCGGTTAAGCTGCTGAAACAATTTGATAAACTTGAGAATCTCTATGAAAACCTTGATGAGGTAAGCGGCAAAAAACTTAAAGAAAAGCTTGAAACAAACAAAGATGAAGCCTTTATGAGCAAACAGCTGGTGACGATCGAGAGAGAAGCTCCTATAGAGGTTGCTTTAAGCGACATTGCTTATAAGGGCTATGAATCTCACAAAGTAACATCTGTCTTCCGTGAATTAGGATTTCAGTCCCTCATTTCACGTGTCTCTGATCAGGACGAGGAACCGAAAGAAACATCTGACCAGGAATGGGAGCCGGTGGATGTGAAAGTAATTAAAGACATTGAAGACGACATGATAACCGGGAAAGAAGCATTAGTTGTCGAAATGCTTCAGGAGAATTATCATCACTCTCCGATCGCCGGCATTTCAATTGTTAACAAAGACAACAGCTATTTTATTTCGATAGAGGACGCCAAGAAGTCTAAGGGGTTCTGTGACTGGGCAGAAGATGATTCAAAAGAAAAGTGGGTCTTCGACGCTAAGCGTACACACGTGGCATTAAGGCATCACGGAATTAGTCTGCAGGGGGTCACATTCGATTTATTGTTAGCGTCTTATTTAATCAACCCCTCGGAAAACAATCATGATATTCCAGCGATCGCCCACCGTATGAACGAACGTGCTGTTAAATACGATGAAGAAGTCTACGGAAAAGGAGCTAAGATGAAGCTTCCTGACGATGACAGTATCCTGCAAGAGCATACTGTTAGAAAATCAGAAGTCCTCTACCGTTTAAAAGAAAATATGGAAGAACAGCTTGAAGCTAATGAGCAGATGGAGCTATTTAAAGAGCTTGAAATGCCTTTAGCGCTGATTTTAGGTGAGATGGAATATTGCGGTGTTAAAGTGGATGTCGAGCGGTTAAAAGAAATGAAAGATGATTTACAGCAAAGACTGGATCAAGTGAAAAGTGAGATATATGAACTTGCGGGTGAGGAATTTAATTTGAATTCACCAAAACAGCTTGGGCCGATACTATTTGAGAAGCTCGGCCTTCCAGTGATCAAAAAAACCAAAACAGGCTACTCTACTTCTGCTGATGTATTAGAGCAGCTAGAGGACCAGCACGAAGTTGTCGCTAAAATCCTACTGTACCGCCAGCTTGGGAAGCTGCAGTCCACTTATATTGAAGGCCTTCTGAAGGTAGTGGACGAGAAATCAAATAAGATTCACACCCGTTTTAATCAAGCTCTTACACAGACAGGGAGACTTAGCTCGATTGAGCCTAATTTGCAGAACATCCCGATTCGGCTGGAAGAAGGAAGGAAAATCAGACAGGCTTTCGTTCCTTCCAAGGAAGGCTGGGTGATCTTTGCAAGTGATTATTCTCAAATTGAATTGAGAGTTTTAGCCCACATTGCACAGGATGAAAAATTAATAGAAGCCTTCAGAGAAGGCAGAGATATTCATACACAGACAGCAAGTGAAGTGTTTGACGTGCCGCACGATAAAGTCACTTCGAATATGAGAAGACAGGCAAAAGCCGTAAACTTTGGAATTGTTTACGGGATCAGCGATTACGGATTATCACAGAGCCTTGGAATTACAAGAAAAGAAGCCAAGCTGTTTATCGATAAGTATTTAGACAGCTATCCTGGAGTAAAAGAATACATGGATGAATCGATCCAAAATGCGAAGAGGCTCGGGTATGTATCTACATTTATGAACCGAAGAAGATATCTGCCTGATATTACGAGCCGTAATTTTAATAAAAGAAGCTTTGCAGAACGTACGGCTATGAACACACCTATTCAGGGGAGTGCCGCTGACATCATTAAGAAAGCGATGATTGATTTGGACGAACGGCTGAAAAAAGAGAACCTGCAGGCCCACATGCTTCTTCAGGTGCATGATGAACTCATCCTGGAAGCGCCTGAGTCTGAAGTTGAACAGTTAGCCAAAGTGGTTGCCGATGTGATGGAACATACGATCGAACTAGATGTTCCGCTTGAAGTGGATCACTCCTATGGCCCGACATGGTATGATGCAAAGTAG